A window of the Agrococcus jejuensis genome harbors these coding sequences:
- a CDS encoding carbohydrate ABC transporter permease encodes MTSTAITPDPEIRDVDDALNTAPRSRADRVKQRLTSPWATLVAIVIAVLWTIPTFGLLLSSFRPGDDIRTSGWWTFFTNPQLTLQNYQEVLLSGSASSPQLGEYFVNSLIVAIPGTIFPLVLASLAAYAFAWVKFKGSGTLFVIIFALQIVPLQMALIPLLQMFVTFLQPFQEGLADALPFISERQYAPIWVAHTIFALPLAIFLLHNFISEIPSEVVEAARVDGAGHGQIFFRIILPLAMPAIASFAIFQFLWVWNDLLVALVFSSGTPDTAPLTQRLAELAGSRGENWDRLTAGAFVSLIVPLIVFFGLQRFFVRGLLAGSAKG; translated from the coding sequence ATGACCTCCACCGCCATCACGCCCGATCCCGAGATCCGCGACGTCGACGACGCGCTGAACACGGCTCCTCGCTCGCGCGCGGACCGTGTGAAGCAGCGGCTCACGAGCCCGTGGGCGACGCTCGTCGCCATCGTCATCGCCGTGCTGTGGACCATCCCCACGTTCGGCCTGCTGCTGTCGTCGTTCCGACCGGGCGACGACATCCGCACCTCCGGCTGGTGGACGTTCTTCACGAACCCGCAGCTGACGCTCCAGAACTACCAGGAGGTGCTGCTCTCGGGCTCGGCGTCGTCGCCGCAGCTCGGCGAGTACTTCGTGAACTCGCTCATCGTGGCGATCCCGGGCACGATCTTCCCGCTCGTGCTCGCCTCGCTCGCGGCGTACGCGTTCGCATGGGTGAAGTTCAAGGGCTCGGGCACGCTGTTCGTCATCATCTTCGCGCTGCAGATCGTGCCGCTGCAGATGGCGCTCATCCCGCTGCTGCAGATGTTCGTGACGTTCCTGCAGCCCTTCCAGGAGGGGCTGGCGGATGCGCTGCCGTTCATCTCGGAGCGGCAGTACGCGCCGATCTGGGTCGCGCACACGATCTTCGCGCTGCCGCTGGCGATCTTCCTGCTGCACAACTTCATCTCGGAGATCCCGAGCGAGGTCGTGGAGGCCGCGCGCGTGGATGGTGCGGGGCACGGGCAGATCTTCTTCCGCATCATCCTGCCGCTCGCGATGCCGGCGATCGCGTCGTTCGCGATCTTCCAGTTCCTGTGGGTGTGGAACGACCTGCTCGTGGCGTTGGTGTTCTCGTCTGGCACACCCGATACCGCGCCATTGACGCAACGATTGGCCGAGCTCGCGGGCTCGCGCGGCGAGAACTGGGACCGCCTCACCGCAGGCGCGTTCGTGTCGCTCATCGTGCCGCTCATCGTGTTCTTCGGCCTGCAACGGTTCTTCGTGCGCGGCCTGCTCGCAGGCTCGGCGAAGGGATAG
- a CDS encoding carbohydrate ABC transporter permease, with protein MRRSGRLAAHVLAAAAVVVGALVIEGAGETTIGAWPWAAALTISIVAVLGFTASRDDDSKPMLVFLVPAVALLTLGLIYPALRTALLAFTNAQGEFNGLDNFVWMFTQGTALVTLANTVVWVVLVPLVSTIVGLAYAVFIDKSAGEKVFKMLVFLPMAISFVGAGIIWKFMYAYRGPQQDQIGLINQILVLFGGDPQQILQNSPTNTLALIIVMIWIQTGFAMTVLSAAIKGVPTEQIEAASLDGASPWQRFTNVTVPGIRSSIVVVVTTISIATLKVFDIVRTMTGGNFDTSVVANEMYTQAFRAGEPGRGAALALILFVLVLPIVLYNVRILRQQREIR; from the coding sequence ATGCGGCGCTCCGGCCGCCTGGCCGCCCACGTGCTCGCCGCAGCCGCGGTCGTCGTCGGGGCACTCGTCATCGAAGGCGCTGGCGAGACCACGATCGGCGCCTGGCCGTGGGCCGCCGCGCTCACGATCTCGATCGTGGCCGTGCTCGGCTTCACCGCATCCCGAGACGACGACTCGAAGCCGATGCTCGTCTTCCTCGTGCCCGCGGTGGCGCTGCTCACCCTCGGCCTCATCTACCCCGCGCTGCGCACGGCGCTGCTCGCGTTCACGAACGCGCAGGGCGAGTTCAACGGACTCGACAACTTCGTGTGGATGTTCACGCAGGGCACGGCGCTCGTCACGCTGGCGAACACCGTCGTGTGGGTCGTGCTCGTGCCGCTCGTGTCGACGATCGTGGGCCTCGCCTACGCCGTCTTCATCGACAAGAGCGCGGGCGAGAAGGTCTTCAAGATGCTCGTCTTCCTGCCGATGGCCATCTCGTTCGTCGGCGCAGGCATCATCTGGAAGTTCATGTACGCCTACCGCGGTCCGCAGCAGGACCAGATCGGCCTCATCAACCAGATCCTCGTGCTCTTCGGCGGCGACCCGCAGCAGATCCTGCAGAACTCGCCCACGAACACGCTCGCGCTCATCATCGTGATGATCTGGATCCAGACGGGCTTCGCGATGACGGTGCTGTCGGCCGCGATCAAGGGCGTGCCGACCGAGCAGATCGAGGCAGCCAGCCTCGACGGCGCCAGCCCCTGGCAGCGGTTCACGAACGTGACCGTGCCCGGCATCCGCTCGTCGATCGTGGTCGTCGTCACGACGATCTCGATCGCGACGCTCAAGGTGTTCGACATCGTCCGCACCATGACGGGCGGCAACTTCGACACCTCCGTGGTGGCCAACGAGATGTACACGCAGGCGTTCCGCGCCGGCGAGCCCGGGCGCGGTGCCGCGCTCGCGCTCATCCTGTTCGTGCTCGTGCTGCCGATCGTGCTCTACAACGTGCGCATCCTGCGCCAGCAGAGGGAGATCCGATGA
- a CDS encoding ABC transporter substrate-binding protein, whose translation MKRSQRRLLMPLGIAGITALALTACVGDDAGSGGGGSDGEAADCSLYEDYGTFDGAEVNIYGTILDAEADRLNESWADFESCTGIDVVYEGSAEFEAQINVRVQGGNPPDLAIFPQPGLLASVAGTGSLLPAPESVQANAQEFWSEDWQNYGTVDGTLYGAPLMASVKGFVWYSPSVFEENGWEIPTTLDELDDLTATIAESTDDTGVVPWCVGFGSGEATGWPGTDWVEDYVLRTAGADVYDQWTSHEIPFDDPQIVDAMDRVGDLILNPDYVNGGIGDVSTIATTDFGEAGLPVLDGTCAMHHQASFYEGFWSDDNSVPVAEDGDVWAFLLPSEDGSNTVTGGGEFVGAFSDAEEVVAVQTYLSSDLWANNRVSLGGVISANNGLDPENASSALLTSAVEILQDPDTTFRFDGSDIMPGAVGTGTFWTGMVNWVGGESTESVLSTIESSWP comes from the coding sequence ATGAAGCGCTCCCAGCGCCGCCTGCTCATGCCGCTCGGCATCGCAGGCATCACCGCACTCGCACTCACCGCATGCGTCGGCGACGACGCCGGCAGCGGTGGCGGCGGCAGCGATGGCGAGGCCGCAGACTGCAGCCTCTACGAGGACTACGGCACGTTCGACGGCGCCGAGGTCAACATCTACGGCACGATCCTCGACGCCGAGGCCGACCGACTCAACGAGTCGTGGGCCGACTTCGAGTCGTGCACGGGCATCGACGTCGTCTACGAGGGCTCCGCCGAGTTCGAGGCGCAGATCAACGTGCGCGTGCAGGGCGGCAACCCGCCCGACCTGGCGATCTTCCCCCAGCCCGGCCTCCTCGCCTCCGTGGCGGGCACCGGCTCGCTGCTGCCGGCACCCGAGTCGGTGCAGGCGAACGCGCAGGAGTTCTGGAGCGAGGACTGGCAGAACTACGGCACCGTCGACGGCACGCTCTACGGCGCCCCGCTCATGGCGAGCGTCAAGGGCTTCGTCTGGTACTCGCCGTCGGTCTTCGAGGAGAACGGCTGGGAGATCCCGACCACCCTCGACGAGCTCGACGACCTCACGGCCACGATCGCCGAGTCCACCGACGACACGGGCGTCGTGCCCTGGTGCGTCGGCTTCGGCTCGGGCGAGGCCACCGGCTGGCCCGGCACCGACTGGGTCGAGGACTACGTGCTCCGCACCGCGGGCGCCGACGTCTACGACCAGTGGACGAGCCACGAGATCCCGTTCGACGACCCGCAGATCGTCGACGCCATGGACCGCGTGGGCGACCTCATCCTCAACCCCGACTACGTGAACGGCGGCATCGGCGACGTCTCGACGATCGCCACCACCGACTTCGGCGAGGCGGGCCTGCCCGTGCTCGACGGCACGTGCGCCATGCACCACCAGGCCTCGTTCTACGAGGGCTTCTGGAGCGACGACAACTCGGTGCCCGTCGCCGAGGACGGCGACGTCTGGGCATTCCTGCTGCCGAGCGAGGACGGCTCGAACACCGTCACCGGCGGTGGCGAGTTCGTGGGCGCCTTCTCGGACGCCGAGGAGGTCGTGGCCGTGCAGACGTACCTGTCGAGCGACCTGTGGGCCAACAACCGCGTCTCCCTCGGTGGCGTGATCTCGGCCAACAACGGCCTCGACCCGGAGAACGCCTCGAGCGCCCTCCTCACGTCGGCCGTCGAGATCCTGCAGGACCCCGACACCACGTTCCGCTTCGACGGCTCGGACATCATGCCGGGCGCCGTCGGCACGGGCACGTTCTGGACCGGGATGGTCAACTGGGTCGGCGGGGAGTCGACCGAGTCCGTGCTCTCGACGATCGAGAGCAGCTGGCCGTAG
- a CDS encoding LacI family DNA-binding transcriptional regulator, whose amino-acid sequence MAVIDDVARLAGVSKATASRALSGRGSVADATRQRVLQAAAALDFRASPAAVSLATGRTGALGVLAPAIDTWYVSTLLRGIAEAALSHDLDVVLYDLGRGAEMRERVFERFRQRHHIDALISTTFALTHREVSRLASIGIPAVALGDGAAGVRSWCLDDERVGTLATEHLLSLGHRRIVHVGGSTVLDESLFAAERLRERGYQRAMRAAGLQPAPTLLHDPTAEASYAHALSMLRSPDRPRAVFAATDEIAMGVLLAARSLGLRVPLDLSVVGVDDHAYAAAFDLTTVRQDPREHGERIVDWLVADLAAPSGDTSHELIEPELVVRGSTAPA is encoded by the coding sequence ATGGCCGTCATCGACGACGTCGCGAGGCTCGCGGGCGTCTCGAAGGCCACCGCATCCCGGGCGCTCTCCGGTCGCGGATCCGTGGCGGATGCGACGCGCCAGCGGGTGCTGCAGGCCGCGGCCGCGCTCGACTTCCGCGCGTCGCCGGCCGCCGTCTCGCTCGCGACGGGCCGCACGGGCGCGCTCGGCGTGCTCGCTCCTGCGATCGACACCTGGTACGTGTCGACGCTGCTGCGGGGCATCGCCGAGGCGGCGCTGTCGCACGACCTCGACGTCGTGCTCTACGACCTCGGTCGCGGCGCCGAGATGCGCGAGCGCGTCTTCGAGCGCTTCCGGCAGCGGCACCACATCGACGCGCTCATCTCGACCACGTTCGCGCTCACGCACCGCGAGGTGTCGCGGCTCGCCTCCATCGGCATCCCCGCCGTCGCGCTCGGGGACGGGGCGGCGGGCGTGCGTTCGTGGTGCCTCGACGACGAGCGCGTCGGCACGCTCGCCACCGAGCACCTGCTGTCGCTCGGGCACCGGCGCATCGTGCACGTGGGCGGGTCGACGGTGCTCGACGAGTCGCTGTTCGCGGCCGAGCGGCTGCGCGAGCGCGGCTACCAGCGCGCGATGCGCGCCGCCGGGCTGCAGCCGGCGCCGACGCTGCTGCACGACCCGACCGCCGAGGCGTCGTACGCGCACGCGCTGTCGATGCTGCGGTCGCCCGACCGGCCTCGAGCGGTGTTCGCCGCGACCGACGAGATCGCGATGGGCGTGCTGCTCGCCGCCCGGTCGCTGGGGCTGCGCGTGCCGCTGGACCTCTCGGTCGTGGGCGTCGACGACCACGCGTACGCGGCGGCGTTCGACCTGACGACGGTGCGGCAGGACCCGCGCGAGCACGGCGAGCGCATCGTCGACTGGCTCGTCGCCGACCTGGCTGCGCCGTCGGGAGACACGTCGCACGAGCTCATCGAGCCCGAGCTCGTGGTGCGGGGGTCGACGGCGCCGGCGTGA
- a CDS encoding DeoR/GlpR family DNA-binding transcription regulator: MQRSERQRSIIRAVESGRRTIDDLCTLTGASAITVRRDLAELAEVGALARVRGGAEPVAHRGSGFPFSLRAGEHGDDKAALAAAAAALVPDDASVLVDNGTTAVAVARALAGRRIRALALSLHAAAALGARPGAEVRVPGGTIVHDDLSFAGVGALQAVRETRFDVAILGACAASPESGLTVAGWDDAQVKREAIAASRRVVLVVTPDKLARTSAHRFATFADVDAVVTTDAVPADVLHAIRALRPEVVLVPSA; encoded by the coding sequence ATGCAACGATCGGAACGGCAGCGTTCGATCATCCGAGCCGTCGAGTCGGGGCGGCGGACGATCGACGACCTCTGCACGCTCACGGGCGCGTCCGCCATCACGGTGCGCCGGGACCTCGCCGAGCTCGCCGAGGTCGGCGCGCTCGCTCGCGTGCGCGGCGGCGCCGAGCCGGTCGCGCATCGCGGCTCGGGGTTCCCGTTCTCGCTGCGCGCGGGCGAGCACGGCGACGACAAGGCCGCCCTCGCCGCGGCCGCAGCCGCGCTCGTGCCCGACGACGCCTCGGTGCTCGTCGACAACGGCACCACGGCCGTCGCCGTCGCCCGCGCGCTCGCGGGGCGACGCATCCGCGCGCTCGCGCTCTCGCTGCACGCCGCCGCGGCTCTCGGCGCTCGACCCGGCGCCGAGGTGCGCGTGCCCGGCGGCACGATCGTGCACGACGACCTGTCGTTCGCGGGCGTCGGCGCGCTGCAGGCCGTGCGCGAGACGCGGTTCGACGTGGCGATCCTCGGCGCGTGCGCCGCATCGCCCGAGTCGGGCCTCACGGTCGCGGGCTGGGACGACGCGCAGGTGAAGCGCGAGGCCATCGCCGCCTCGCGCCGCGTCGTGCTGGTCGTGACGCCCGACAAGCTCGCGCGCACGTCGGCGCACCGGTTCGCGACGTTCGCCGACGTGGATGCGGTCGTGACGACGGATGCGGTGCCCGCCGACGTGCTGCACGCGATCCGGGCCCTGAGGCCCGAGGTCGTGCTGGTGCCGTCGGCCTGA
- a CDS encoding MFS transporter yields the protein MAIRSTLRPIAGSGLMFATNGAIFAALLPWYPQLADRLGLGGLQFGLVVACFALGAVVSSALPAPLIRRFGARRVAVLGTVLVALAVAAAGWSTTGVMLAACILAVGFTDAIVDVAQNVAALRVQQRAGRPILGSLHALWSLGAAGSGAISTAVAASGGDLRIHLAVTGVVCVGLVGLAGWLVGPVPEAPVEEDAGVHGLARWRRVAVIALPIVVIAIAGTVVEDVANNWAALSGVQLAGLDASVAGIAFTVVIASQCVGRFTGDLLIHRLGRGTVARIGGALVALGGVAIVLASEPALLMAGFVLAGYGCATLVPSAFSAAGSIPGLSEGAGVTVVSWLMRLGFLGTSPLIGGLSDAVDLRAGLAVLVVAGLVVVVLAPRLEPGAQRAVPSAPAS from the coding sequence GTGGCCATCCGATCGACGCTCCGACCCATCGCCGGCTCCGGCCTCATGTTCGCGACGAACGGCGCGATCTTCGCCGCGCTGCTGCCCTGGTACCCGCAGCTCGCCGACCGGCTCGGACTCGGCGGCCTGCAGTTCGGCCTCGTCGTCGCCTGCTTCGCTCTCGGCGCCGTCGTGTCGTCGGCGCTGCCCGCGCCGCTCATCCGCCGCTTCGGCGCTCGCCGCGTCGCCGTGCTCGGCACCGTGCTCGTCGCGCTCGCGGTCGCCGCCGCCGGCTGGTCGACGACCGGCGTCATGCTCGCAGCGTGCATCCTCGCCGTCGGGTTCACGGATGCGATCGTCGACGTCGCGCAGAACGTCGCCGCCCTGCGCGTGCAGCAGCGGGCCGGCAGGCCGATCCTCGGGTCGCTGCACGCGCTGTGGAGCCTCGGCGCCGCCGGCTCCGGCGCCATCTCGACCGCCGTCGCGGCCTCGGGTGGCGACCTGCGCATCCACCTCGCGGTCACCGGCGTCGTCTGCGTGGGCCTCGTCGGCCTCGCCGGCTGGCTCGTCGGTCCCGTGCCCGAGGCGCCCGTCGAGGAGGACGCCGGCGTGCACGGCCTCGCGCGCTGGCGCCGCGTCGCCGTGATCGCGCTGCCGATCGTCGTCATCGCGATCGCCGGCACGGTCGTCGAAGACGTCGCCAACAACTGGGCCGCGCTCTCGGGCGTGCAGCTCGCGGGCCTCGACGCCTCGGTCGCGGGCATCGCGTTCACGGTCGTCATCGCGAGCCAGTGCGTGGGCCGCTTCACGGGCGACCTGCTCATCCACCGCCTCGGCCGCGGCACGGTCGCGCGCATCGGCGGCGCGCTCGTGGCGCTCGGCGGCGTCGCGATCGTGCTCGCGTCGGAGCCCGCGCTGCTCATGGCCGGCTTCGTGCTCGCCGGATACGGATGCGCGACGCTCGTGCCGAGCGCGTTCTCGGCCGCCGGATCGATCCCGGGCCTGAGCGAGGGCGCCGGCGTCACGGTCGTGAGCTGGCTCATGCGCCTCGGCTTCCTCGGCACGAGCCCGCTCATCGGCGGACTGTCGGATGCGGTCGACCTGCGTGCGGGACTCGCGGTGCTCGTGGTGGCCGGCCTCGTGGTCGTGGTCCTCGCCCCGCGGCTCGAGCCGGGAGCGCAGCGGGCGGTGCCGTCCGCGCCGGCGTCCTGA
- the treS gene encoding maltose alpha-D-glucosyltransferase, translating to MSFTAPIPVIGASHVPGLQLDPDWHRKSVFYEVMVRSFVDSNGDGFGDFQGLTSKLDYLQWLGIDGIWVPPFFQSPLKDGGYDVSDYEAVLPEYGTIDDFKHFVSEAHARNMRIMIDLPINHTSDQHPWFLASREDPEGEFGDFYVWRDTDEGYPNVRIIFVDTETSNWAFDSQRRQFYWHRFFSHQPDLNFENPKVHEAVRDILRFWLDIGVDGIRLDAIPYLYESEEGNGESEPATHQFVRDLRAMIDHEYPGRVLIAEANQWPAETAEYFGTAEEPECHMAFDFPTMPRIFYSLRAQNAAELKRVLSEQVEVPPGSAWGVFLRNHDELTLEMVSEEYRQAMYGWYAYDPRMRSNVGIRRRLASLLDNSRAELELANALLLSLPGSPFLYYGDEIGMGDNIWLDDRDASRTPMQWSPDRNAGFSTADPGKLFLPVVQSLVYHYTSVNVEAQMAQASSLLNWMRAVLHTRRQHPVFGLGSIRVLETDNESVLAFVRSYAGDGTYHGPKEEHVLCVFSFSHNPVHVTIDAPDWSGSELHDLFGGGQFPTIADDGRFSLTFGTQSFYWMHISPPR from the coding sequence ATGTCGTTCACCGCACCCATCCCCGTGATCGGCGCGAGCCATGTGCCCGGCTTGCAGCTCGACCCCGACTGGCACCGCAAGTCGGTGTTCTACGAGGTCATGGTGCGCTCGTTCGTCGACTCGAACGGCGACGGGTTCGGCGACTTCCAGGGGCTCACGTCGAAGCTCGACTACTTGCAGTGGCTCGGCATCGACGGCATCTGGGTGCCGCCGTTCTTCCAGTCGCCGCTCAAGGACGGCGGCTACGACGTCTCCGACTACGAGGCGGTGCTGCCCGAGTACGGCACGATCGACGACTTCAAGCACTTCGTCTCCGAGGCGCATGCGCGCAACATGCGCATCATGATCGACCTGCCGATCAACCACACGTCCGACCAGCATCCGTGGTTCCTCGCCTCCCGCGAGGATCCCGAGGGCGAGTTCGGCGACTTCTACGTGTGGCGCGACACGGATGAGGGCTACCCGAACGTGCGCATCATCTTCGTCGACACCGAGACGTCGAACTGGGCGTTCGACAGCCAGCGCAGGCAGTTCTACTGGCACCGCTTCTTCTCGCACCAGCCCGACCTGAACTTCGAGAACCCGAAGGTGCACGAGGCGGTGCGAGACATCCTGCGCTTCTGGCTCGACATCGGCGTCGACGGCATCCGCCTCGACGCGATCCCGTACCTGTACGAGTCGGAGGAGGGCAACGGCGAGTCCGAGCCGGCGACGCACCAGTTCGTGCGCGACCTGCGCGCGATGATCGACCACGAGTACCCGGGCCGGGTGCTCATCGCCGAGGCCAACCAGTGGCCGGCCGAGACGGCCGAGTACTTCGGCACCGCCGAGGAGCCCGAGTGCCACATGGCGTTCGACTTCCCGACGATGCCGCGCATCTTCTACAGCCTGCGCGCGCAGAACGCCGCGGAGCTGAAGCGCGTGCTGTCGGAGCAGGTGGAGGTGCCGCCGGGATCCGCGTGGGGCGTGTTCCTGCGCAACCACGACGAGCTGACGCTCGAGATGGTGAGCGAGGAGTACCGGCAGGCGATGTACGGCTGGTACGCGTACGACCCGCGGATGCGGTCGAACGTGGGCATCCGCCGCCGGCTCGCGTCGCTGCTCGACAACTCGCGCGCCGAGCTCGAGCTCGCGAACGCGCTGCTGCTGTCGCTGCCCGGGTCGCCGTTCCTGTACTACGGCGACGAGATCGGGATGGGCGACAACATCTGGCTCGACGATCGCGACGCGAGCCGCACGCCGATGCAGTGGTCGCCCGATCGCAACGCCGGCTTCTCGACCGCCGACCCCGGCAAGCTCTTCCTGCCGGTCGTGCAGTCGCTCGTCTACCACTACACGTCGGTGAACGTGGAGGCGCAGATGGCGCAGGCGTCGAGCCTGCTCAACTGGATGCGCGCCGTGCTCCACACCCGCAGGCAGCACCCCGTGTTCGGGCTCGGGTCGATCCGCGTGCTCGAGACCGACAACGAGTCGGTGCTGGCCTTCGTGCGCTCGTATGCCGGCGACGGCACGTACCACGGGCCGAAGGAGGAGCACGTGCTGTGCGTCTTCTCGTTCAGCCACAACCCGGTGCACGTGACGATCGACGCGCCCGACTGGTCGGGCTCCGAGCTGCACGACCTCTTCGGCGGCGGCCAGTTCCCGACGATCGCCGACGACGGACGCTTCTCGCTGACGTTCGGCACGCAGTCGTTCTACTGGATGCACATCTCGCCGCCGCGGTAG
- a CDS encoding VOC family protein → MVSAVSHTSIDSANAYAQSEWWKQVLGYVDVEGDPNEPGHEECMILSADGSHRLLFIEVPEGKTVKNRIHLDLRPTDRTRDEEVERLLAIGATQLADRRTATGGWVTLADPEGNELCVLRSQAELDAGTR, encoded by the coding sequence ATGGTCAGCGCCGTCTCCCACACGTCCATCGACTCCGCGAACGCGTACGCGCAGTCCGAATGGTGGAAGCAGGTGCTCGGGTACGTCGACGTCGAGGGCGACCCGAACGAGCCCGGCCACGAGGAGTGCATGATCCTCTCGGCCGACGGCTCGCACCGGTTGCTGTTCATCGAGGTGCCCGAAGGCAAGACGGTGAAGAACCGCATCCACCTCGACCTGCGGCCCACGGATCGCACGCGCGACGAGGAGGTCGAGCGGCTGCTCGCCATCGGCGCCACCCAGCTGGCCGACCGCCGCACGGCGACGGGCGGATGGGTGACGCTCGCCGATCCCGAGGGCAACGAGCTGTGCGTGCTGCGCTCGCAGGCGGAGCTCGACGCCGGCACGCGGTAG
- a CDS encoding TSUP family transporter, whose product MVVAAAIGGIVLLGSTTQRVAGIGFGLVASPMLMLLLGPLQGVVVANVFGLGTAVVAYLGVIKQVEYRRILPIAAAAVVAIVPGALLARSLAGPHLSILAGCLVLIALSISVAARRIRGLDRWPGLVAAGAAGGVMNVLAGVGGPAVTAYAIAARWEHKAFVTSMQGYLVIVCIASLVMRGELPSLTLPEWIVALAALGVGAVVGSYAAKRIDPRAGRIACITVATLGGVAVIVTGVIQLATA is encoded by the coding sequence GTGGTGGTCGCAGCCGCGATCGGCGGCATCGTGCTGCTGGGCTCGACGACCCAGCGGGTCGCGGGCATCGGCTTCGGCCTCGTCGCCTCGCCGATGCTCATGCTGCTGCTCGGGCCGCTGCAGGGCGTCGTCGTGGCGAACGTCTTCGGCCTCGGCACCGCGGTCGTGGCCTACCTCGGGGTCATCAAGCAGGTGGAGTACAGGCGGATCCTGCCGATCGCGGCCGCCGCGGTCGTCGCGATCGTGCCGGGCGCGCTGCTCGCCCGGTCGCTCGCGGGCCCGCACCTGTCGATCCTCGCCGGCTGCCTCGTGCTCATCGCCCTGTCGATCAGCGTCGCCGCGCGGCGCATCCGCGGCCTCGACCGGTGGCCGGGGCTCGTCGCCGCCGGTGCTGCGGGTGGCGTCATGAACGTGCTCGCCGGCGTCGGCGGGCCGGCCGTCACGGCCTACGCGATCGCGGCGCGCTGGGAGCACAAGGCGTTCGTCACGAGCATGCAGGGCTACCTCGTGATCGTCTGCATCGCCTCGCTCGTCATGCGCGGCGAGCTGCCGTCGCTCACCCTCCCCGAGTGGATCGTGGCCCTCGCGGCGCTCGGCGTCGGCGCGGTCGTCGGCTCGTATGCCGCGAAGCGCATCGACCCGCGCGCGGGCCGCATCGCGTGCATCACGGTCGCGACGCTCGGCGGCGTCGCGGTGATCGTGACGGGCGTCATCCAGCTCGCGACGGCGTAG
- a CDS encoding RDD family protein encodes MSEQSREPGWYQDPFGTGPEDRRYWDGDTWLAVQQTQPAAFQAPGAPQQPQPVQPEPQPGYGSTPSDQQDGWPDQPRGFGWGQPASPDDRIRTPDGVELATWGRRFGAYVVDWIVIQLTTLVIAGALGLITAADEAFAPLFAAGAETDPAAASAAVDEAYVGFLTQHSGELIALSFLTLAASGAYHVVLVALRGRTLGKRLMGIRVRLRDAEGLPIWRAALSRWLLHYAVPNLLAGVPGLGLLAGVFPIVDGLWPLWDARRQAIHDKLAKTAVVRG; translated from the coding sequence ATGAGCGAGCAGTCCCGGGAGCCCGGTTGGTACCAGGATCCGTTCGGCACCGGCCCCGAGGATCGCCGCTACTGGGATGGCGACACGTGGCTCGCCGTGCAGCAGACGCAGCCCGCGGCGTTCCAGGCGCCGGGTGCGCCGCAGCAGCCGCAGCCCGTGCAGCCCGAGCCGCAGCCGGGCTACGGCTCGACCCCGTCCGACCAGCAGGACGGCTGGCCCGACCAGCCCCGCGGCTTCGGCTGGGGGCAGCCCGCGTCGCCCGACGACCGCATCCGCACGCCCGACGGCGTCGAGCTCGCGACGTGGGGCCGACGCTTCGGCGCGTACGTCGTCGACTGGATCGTCATCCAGCTCACGACGCTCGTGATCGCGGGCGCGCTCGGCCTCATCACCGCAGCCGACGAGGCGTTCGCGCCGCTCTTCGCGGCCGGCGCCGAGACGGATCCGGCGGCGGCGAGCGCCGCGGTCGACGAGGCCTACGTCGGCTTCCTGACGCAGCACTCGGGCGAGCTCATCGCGCTCTCGTTCCTCACCCTCGCGGCCAGCGGCGCGTACCACGTGGTGCTCGTCGCGCTGCGGGGCCGCACGCTCGGCAAGCGCCTCATGGGCATCCGCGTGCGGCTGCGCGACGCCGAGGGCCTGCCGATCTGGCGCGCCGCCCTGTCGCGCTGGCTGCTGCACTACGCGGTGCCCAACCTGCTCGCGGGCGTGCCCGGGCTCGGGCTGCTCGCCGGCGTCTTCCCCATCGTCGACGGCCTGTGGCCGCTGTGGGATGCGCGCCGCCAGGCGATCCACGACAAGCTGGCGAAGACCGCCGTCGTGCGCGGCTGA
- a CDS encoding RDD family protein codes for MSDQWTPGHDGRPRPTPTAEEAMLLSPAQRDRVVTPDGVPLAPWWRRLIAYWIDGFLLSVAVQALLLPLQALAPGSWFGSIPRTSLDTVFDTDLGSWRYVALSIAATLVLGAVYSILMVSRLGWTLGKRILGIRVRHRERERLATPSEAIARWAVQLAPAALSTAGPFGAVAGLWVTIDGLRPLIWNDRRQAFHDSAAGTSVVMA; via the coding sequence ATGAGCGACCAGTGGACTCCCGGACATGACGGCCGCCCCCGCCCGACGCCGACGGCCGAGGAGGCGATGCTGCTGTCGCCAGCCCAACGCGACCGCGTCGTCACGCCCGACGGCGTGCCCCTCGCGCCGTGGTGGCGTCGACTCATCGCCTACTGGATCGACGGCTTCCTGCTCTCGGTGGCCGTGCAGGCGCTGCTGCTGCCGCTGCAGGCGCTCGCGCCCGGCTCGTGGTTCGGCTCCATCCCCCGCACGAGCCTCGACACCGTGTTCGACACCGACCTCGGCAGCTGGCGCTACGTCGCGCTGTCGATCGCCGCGACCCTCGTGCTGGGCGCCGTGTACTCGATCCTCATGGTCAGCAGGCTGGGCTGGACCCTCGGCAAGCGCATCCTCGGCATCCGCGTACGGCATCGCGAACGCGAGCGCCTCGCGACGCCATCGGAGGCGATCGCGCGCTGGGCGGTGCAGCTCGCGCCGGCCGCGCTCTCGACCGCGGGACCGTTCGGCGCCGTCGCCGGCCTGTGGGTCACGATCGACGGGCTGCGCCCGCTCATCTGGAACGACCGCCGACAGGCGTTCCACGACTCGGCGGCGGGCACGAGCGTCGTCATGGCGTAG